The following are encoded together in the Parabacteroides chongii genome:
- a CDS encoding glycoside hydrolase family 88/105 protein → MKLKFVFVSILTIQLCSCSFSGEKKSAEEDIYSKAFIKEKMLDVFRWQVNHPVDINAEQEQWARSVFYSGIMYAYQTTADLAYLEQTKKWANGWNWKRGRRYRHADDLACGQAYLDVYKVEKDPKMLHGIQEAIDSLIADPQPGRVDWWWCDALYMEPPVLARLATITGDGKYYDYLQEMYWDSTDFLYSKDDSLFFRDKRYFNALTTNGKKVFWGRGNAWVVGGLAQLLSLIPEKSLIYKDYKELYMQMITKIASVQQPDGLWRASLLDPEEVPVKETSSSTFFAYAMIWGINNGLLCPDIYMPKVCRAWTALLECIDENGKLGYVQAIGASPENVQAADNQEYGSGAFLMVASEMYKFAEREK, encoded by the coding sequence ATGAAATTGAAATTTGTTTTTGTCAGTATACTAACAATCCAGCTTTGTTCCTGCTCTTTTTCGGGAGAAAAGAAATCGGCTGAAGAAGATATTTATTCAAAAGCATTTATTAAAGAAAAAATGCTCGATGTTTTCCGATGGCAGGTTAACCATCCAGTAGATATAAATGCAGAACAGGAACAGTGGGCCCGTTCTGTCTTTTATTCCGGTATAATGTACGCGTATCAGACAACTGCTGATCTGGCTTATTTGGAACAGACGAAGAAATGGGCTAATGGTTGGAACTGGAAAAGAGGACGTCGGTACCGCCATGCAGACGATTTGGCCTGTGGGCAGGCTTATTTGGATGTCTATAAAGTAGAGAAGGACCCGAAGATGCTTCATGGGATACAGGAAGCGATAGATAGTCTGATCGCTGACCCTCAACCCGGTCGTGTCGATTGGTGGTGGTGTGATGCCTTATATATGGAACCACCGGTGTTGGCCCGTCTGGCTACTATAACAGGTGATGGTAAATATTACGATTATCTGCAAGAAATGTATTGGGATTCAACTGATTTTCTGTATAGTAAAGACGATAGTCTTTTCTTTAGGGACAAGCGCTATTTTAATGCATTGACAACCAATGGAAAGAAAGTATTCTGGGGACGAGGAAATGCCTGGGTGGTAGGCGGATTGGCTCAACTCCTTTCGCTGATTCCGGAAAAGAGTCTGATTTATAAGGATTATAAGGAACTGTATATGCAAATGATAACAAAAATAGCATCTGTCCAGCAACCGGACGGACTCTGGCGTGCGAGTCTCCTGGATCCGGAAGAAGTACCCGTAAAAGAAACCAGCAGTAGCACTTTTTTTGCTTATGCTATGATTTGGGGAATTAATAACGGATTATTGTGTCCGGATATTTATATGCCTAAAGTATGCCGGGCATGGACTGCCTTGCTGGAGTGTATAGATGAAAACGGGAAATTGGGATATGTACAGGCTATCGGCGCTAGCCCTGAAAATGTACAGGCTGCGGATAACCAGGAATATGGCAGCGGTGCTTTTCTGATGGTCGCATCCGAGATGTATAAATTCGCAGAGAGAGAAAAATAA
- a CDS encoding glycoside hydrolase family 95 protein, producing MPEMKTTNKIAYHFDEPARMWEETLPLGNGRLGMMPDGGIDRENILLNEISMWSGSKQDTDNPQAVWSLANIRRLLFEGKNDEAQDLMYGTFVCKGAGSGQGQGANVPYGSYQLLGNLVLDYIYAGNADSVSAYRRELNLNDAIASTSFRKGKVNYSRESFTSFSGDLGVVHLVADADKALNFNIGMNRPEHYALSVDGKDLLMKGQLPDGVDTLEMKGTKYAARVRVLLPKGGSLIPGDSSLTVQNASEAILLVSMATSYKNEGFEDQLFSLLAESERKDYPTLRREHVNAYRSLFDRVDLDLGRTERDELPIDERLAAFQQDKNDPSLGALYFQFGRYLLISSTRVGSLPPNLQGLWCNTINTPWNGDYHLNINFQMNHWPAEVTNLSELHLPMTEWIKQQVESGERTAKVFYNARGWVTHILGNVWEFTAPGEHPSWGATNTSAAWLCEHLFTHYQYTQDKEYLKEVYPVMKGAALFFTDMLVRDPRNNYLVTAPTTSPENAFRMPNGKVIHICAGSTMDNQIVRELFTNTIAAANILGVDSAFSRELADKRSRLMPTTIGKDGRIMEWLEQYEEVEPHHRHVSHLYGLYPGNEISMEHTPELAEAARKTLEARGDKSTGWSMAWKINFWARLHDGDHAYQLLADLLRPCVEKGTNMVNGGGSYPNLFCAHPPFQIDGNYGGCAGIAEMLVQSQTGNIELLPALPSAWKTGSFKGLKVQGGGEVSAKWTEGQLTEAGLKATVPGTFRIKLPAQSANLSIKMNQNPASLPVIGGMLTVDMKAGDVLQLTIDR from the coding sequence ATGCCGGAAATGAAAACAACTAACAAGATCGCTTATCATTTTGATGAACCTGCCCGTATGTGGGAGGAGACATTACCCTTGGGAAACGGCCGTTTGGGAATGATGCCTGACGGAGGAATCGACCGGGAGAACATTCTGCTGAATGAAATATCCATGTGGTCGGGAAGTAAACAGGATACGGATAACCCGCAGGCTGTTTGGTCGCTGGCGAATATACGCCGTCTGCTTTTCGAAGGAAAGAACGACGAAGCACAGGATCTGATGTACGGAACTTTTGTTTGTAAAGGAGCCGGCAGTGGTCAGGGGCAAGGTGCTAATGTACCGTATGGAAGTTATCAGCTGCTGGGAAATCTCGTGCTGGATTATATCTATGCAGGAAATGCAGATTCTGTGTCAGCTTACCGGCGGGAACTGAATCTGAACGATGCGATCGCCTCAACCTCTTTCCGCAAAGGGAAAGTGAATTACAGCCGTGAATCTTTTACCTCTTTCTCCGGTGACCTGGGCGTGGTACATCTGGTGGCAGACGCTGATAAAGCGTTAAACTTCAACATAGGAATGAATCGCCCCGAACATTATGCCTTATCCGTCGATGGCAAAGACCTGCTGATGAAAGGTCAGTTGCCTGACGGTGTGGATACTTTGGAGATGAAAGGAACCAAATATGCGGCACGTGTACGCGTTCTCCTGCCGAAAGGGGGCTCTCTGATTCCGGGGGACAGTTCGCTGACCGTCCAAAATGCTTCCGAAGCTATTCTCCTGGTGAGCATGGCTACCAGCTATAAGAATGAAGGATTCGAAGATCAGTTGTTTTCTTTGCTGGCTGAATCGGAACGGAAAGATTATCCTACTCTGAGAAGAGAGCATGTGAATGCTTACCGGTCTCTGTTTGACCGTGTCGATCTGGACCTGGGCCGTACCGAGCGGGATGAACTGCCGATCGACGAACGTTTGGCTGCATTCCAGCAGGATAAGAACGACCCGTCACTGGGAGCTCTCTACTTCCAGTTCGGACGTTATTTGCTGATCTCATCGACCCGTGTCGGTTCATTGCCTCCCAATCTTCAGGGATTGTGGTGTAACACGATCAATACGCCCTGGAATGGTGATTATCATTTGAATATCAATTTTCAGATGAATCATTGGCCGGCTGAAGTGACCAACCTGTCTGAGTTGCATTTGCCGATGACGGAATGGATCAAACAGCAGGTGGAGAGCGGCGAACGTACGGCGAAAGTCTTTTATAATGCCCGTGGCTGGGTGACCCATATCCTGGGAAATGTCTGGGAGTTTACTGCTCCGGGAGAGCATCCTTCGTGGGGAGCTACCAATACTTCTGCCGCGTGGCTTTGCGAACATCTGTTTACTCATTATCAATATACGCAGGATAAGGAATATCTGAAAGAGGTCTATCCGGTGATGAAAGGCGCAGCCCTGTTCTTTACGGATATGCTGGTGCGCGACCCACGGAATAATTACCTGGTAACGGCTCCCACGACTTCTCCTGAGAATGCTTTCCGTATGCCGAATGGCAAGGTGATACATATCTGTGCCGGTTCGACTATGGATAACCAGATCGTCCGTGAACTGTTTACCAATACGATAGCGGCAGCCAATATTCTCGGTGTGGATTCGGCTTTTAGCCGCGAACTGGCTGATAAGCGTTCCCGCCTGATGCCGACAACGATCGGTAAAGACGGACGTATCATGGAATGGCTCGAACAATACGAAGAAGTGGAACCGCATCATCGCCATGTCTCTCATCTGTATGGTCTTTATCCGGGAAATGAGATCTCGATGGAGCATACTCCTGAGCTGGCAGAAGCGGCCCGTAAGACTTTGGAAGCACGTGGCGATAAGAGTACCGGCTGGTCGATGGCATGGAAGATCAATTTTTGGGCACGCCTGCATGATGGCGACCATGCTTATCAGTTATTGGCGGACCTGCTTCGTCCTTGTGTGGAGAAAGGAACGAATATGGTGAACGGCGGCGGTTCTTATCCGAACCTGTTCTGTGCGCATCCTCCTTTCCAAATCGATGGCAATTATGGCGGTTGTGCCGGTATTGCAGAAATGCTGGTACAGAGCCAGACCGGAAATATCGAGTTGCTTCCGGCTTTGCCTTCAGCTTGGAAAACCGGTAGTTTTAAAGGTTTGAAAGTGCAGGGTGGAGGTGAGGTCTCAGCCAAATGGACGGAAGGTCAGCTGACTGAAGCCGGACTGAAAGCTACAGTCCCTGGTACGTTCCGAATCAAGCTGCCGGCACAGTCTGCCAATCTGAGTATCAAAATGAACCAGAATCCGGCATCCCTCCCTGTTATCGGTGGAATGCTTACGGTAGATATGAAAGCTGGTGATGTATTACAGTTGACAATTGACAGATGA
- a CDS encoding DUF5018 domain-containing protein has product MKKLSIYLSTFLCLIFIGFGCGSEDLSDYPPSNMRSIVRFTLNPAQNGGNVFIQHIATIDQSKKTITLKLPSHLDLKEIRPEIVAAPWTSVTPKSLEAVDFSTGLIEYTVIAESGKKAVYEVILDMTYKYAACQLYSVAIPAVIDPETGEPVKAVCNENNKTVTLVVPANTDLTKLVPKFELSPESFNASFDKPDGKAYDFTEPIQFTVTSEDGKKTATYMVSVTTKQE; this is encoded by the coding sequence ATGAAAAAACTAAGTATTTATTTAAGCACGTTTCTGTGCCTTATCTTTATCGGTTTTGGTTGTGGCAGTGAAGATCTTAGTGATTACCCTCCATCCAACATGCGTAGTATTGTTCGCTTTACATTGAACCCTGCCCAGAACGGAGGCAATGTATTTATACAGCACATTGCTACTATAGACCAGAGTAAAAAAACAATTACGTTGAAACTACCTTCACATTTGGACCTGAAAGAGATCCGTCCGGAGATTGTGGCGGCTCCCTGGACGAGTGTTACTCCAAAAAGCTTGGAGGCTGTTGATTTTTCTACTGGTCTCATAGAATATACAGTTATAGCGGAAAGCGGAAAAAAAGCCGTTTATGAAGTGATACTGGATATGACATATAAGTATGCGGCCTGTCAACTGTATTCTGTTGCTATCCCTGCTGTTATTGACCCGGAGACGGGAGAACCAGTGAAAGCGGTTTGTAATGAGAATAACAAAACTGTGACTCTTGTAGTGCCCGCAAACACAGATCTGACAAAGTTGGTTCCGAAATTTGAACTTTCTCCAGAGTCCTTTAATGCTTCGTTTGATAAACCGGATGGAAAGGCCTATGATTTTACGGAGCCTATTCAATTCACAGTCACTTCGGAAGATGGCAAGAAGACTGCCACTTATATGGTCTCTGTAACAACGAAACAAGAATAA
- a CDS encoding porin: MKRLLVLCLAAFWAGTTFTASSQKPLIPNNTEVFKLYLETHGSYNEALSGEAERDRFLLNDLKVEATGIVTPWLSYAYRQVLCYRNEWVRANGFGSYIENAWVNVRLSDKFSVTAGKQDAAWGGFEYDEYTYKIYDYSDMNDWMDCYFTGVGISYEPAETQELCLQVTNGNDNRSKSPSFYNLGWNSSYLDELLSLRYSVTAGQQAKGNWMWMIWGGQQVEAGKFLGYFDVMYTRGKMDPLGLLAEQFEPEDEESGSPIANTSYLSLVARLNYQIHPKWNLFVKGMYETASVYKTNNPYESGKYRTSWGYQGGVEFYPLADDNLHLFITGTGRAYSLTERAKALDASVENTGRLSVGFVYKIPLF; this comes from the coding sequence ATGAAACGACTACTGGTACTTTGTCTGGCCGCTTTTTGGGCTGGAACTACTTTTACCGCTTCTTCACAAAAGCCATTGATCCCGAACAATACGGAAGTTTTCAAATTATACCTTGAGACACATGGATCTTATAACGAAGCGCTTTCCGGTGAAGCGGAAAGGGATCGTTTTCTGCTGAATGATTTGAAGGTGGAAGCAACGGGGATTGTCACTCCCTGGCTTTCCTATGCCTACCGGCAGGTTCTTTGTTACCGGAATGAATGGGTACGGGCCAACGGCTTCGGCTCCTACATCGAAAATGCCTGGGTAAACGTTCGGTTATCGGATAAATTCTCTGTGACAGCCGGTAAACAGGATGCTGCATGGGGAGGCTTCGAATACGACGAATATACCTATAAGATATACGATTACAGCGATATGAACGACTGGATGGATTGTTATTTCACCGGAGTCGGTATCAGCTACGAACCTGCAGAAACACAGGAACTCTGCCTGCAAGTGACCAACGGTAATGATAACCGCAGCAAATCCCCTTCTTTCTATAATCTAGGCTGGAATAGCAGTTACCTGGATGAGCTGTTGTCACTTCGCTATTCGGTCACCGCCGGACAACAGGCAAAAGGCAACTGGATGTGGATGATCTGGGGAGGCCAGCAGGTGGAAGCCGGCAAATTCCTCGGTTATTTCGATGTCATGTATACAAGGGGCAAAATGGACCCGCTGGGGTTGTTGGCGGAGCAGTTTGAACCGGAGGATGAAGAATCGGGAAGCCCGATTGCAAATACCAGCTATCTCTCTCTGGTGGCTCGCCTGAACTATCAGATTCATCCGAAATGGAATCTATTTGTAAAGGGAATGTACGAAACAGCCTCTGTCTACAAAACAAACAACCCGTATGAGTCCGGCAAATACCGTACCTCCTGGGGATACCAGGGAGGTGTCGAGTTCTATCCGCTGGCGGACGACAATCTCCATCTTTTCATTACCGGCACCGGACGGGCTTACAGCCTGACGGAAAGAGCAAAGGCGCTCGATGCCTCTGTCGAGAACACCGGACGCCTTTCCGTAGGGTTTGTTTATAAGATACCGCTATTTTAG
- a CDS encoding SusC/RagA family TonB-linked outer membrane protein, translating into MNHINKYRQFLFLLLFVSIGTVLSAQNIQVTGTVNDKLGPMAGVNIVLKGTQTGTMTDMDGKYSIQVPATGVLEFTFLGYNTQTVNVNSRKIIHVSMEESSQALDEVIVVGYGSMKKRDITGSIVSVSDKDIQSNEPVNIASALQGKVSGLDIMSTSEPGTAATFRIRGTSTLSDGGSNPLFIVDGMEVSNIDNINPRDIASVEVLKDAASAAIYGSRSANGVVIISTKQGQEGKAKVSANYSLKQSRIGKKLAQMSRLQGIQYETLRNFLNGNYTTIANRDSLNPSMTADNFYQDLLFRHAWTNQVDVSVSGAEKKLKYFVSAGYLGEQGIQINTFNKRLTTRINADYNATPRLTIGNRLALTISNQRRSTSESRSRILQRPANYNVIEPDGSYTPILASRSNPLAESMVGKNNYKIYNLDLYEFLEYKILDELKFKASIAGSFNLQKYQSFRPAILDVNGRRKSTNQDDTKTSWTHEDVLTYNKTFNKDHALTVLGGFSLQEFKTEMTKLAVVDNISDAIEISNAYGGVDMTNTKATWTANRLASFFGRISYSYKGKYLFNSNLRYDGSSRFGTDKRWGFFPSASLGWRFSDEVFMKWMKPVVNDSKLRLSYGVTGNQVAGNFSSLGLYTTNFYADMPGIYPNQLENRNLGWEQTQQYNIGLDVSVLDGRIGLIVDYYNKKTSDVLYQVKLPQTSGFSSSYQNIGDVKNTGWEITVNSTNIKTKDFQWNTSLNLSFNKNTIVSIPEGGQQFINTVYILDKGYAVGTMYGWKANAIFPYDESNAFTPDWKQLTPIFDEKDRFTGYELDGKAYDGEIKQYRYNTATGDVFKGGDVMWDDVNKDGIIDAKDRQVLGCGQPDVIGGFNNDFTYKGFTLSLFFSFAIGGDVFNAYEQSRSEHKWSAITRGNPANIANSWKAPGDIAKFPKPNGAAVMDNTRFASSLWIEDGSYIRLKNIRLAYELPKNIVKKIGVESLSVSAMMQNFFTWSNYSGFDPELPSSGFAVGYDNNSYPKAKDILFGVNVNF; encoded by the coding sequence ATGAACCACATTAATAAATACAGACAGTTTTTGTTCCTTCTGCTCTTTGTTAGCATTGGGACTGTCCTTTCTGCTCAGAATATACAAGTTACCGGTACAGTGAACGACAAACTAGGTCCGATGGCCGGCGTCAATATCGTATTGAAAGGAACACAAACCGGTACTATGACTGATATGGATGGAAAGTATTCGATTCAGGTGCCGGCTACCGGTGTTTTAGAGTTTACATTTCTAGGATATAATACACAAACGGTCAATGTTAATAGCCGGAAGATCATTCATGTAAGTATGGAAGAATCTTCCCAGGCTTTGGATGAAGTAATCGTTGTCGGTTACGGCTCGATGAAGAAAAGGGATATTACCGGTTCTATCGTTTCTGTAAGTGATAAGGATATACAGTCCAATGAGCCTGTAAACATTGCGTCTGCCCTGCAAGGGAAAGTCTCAGGTCTGGATATTATGAGTACTTCCGAACCGGGTACTGCCGCAACATTCCGTATTCGGGGTACCTCTACATTGAGTGACGGCGGCTCCAATCCGTTGTTTATTGTTGACGGAATGGAAGTTTCGAATATCGATAATATCAACCCGCGTGACATAGCATCCGTGGAGGTTTTGAAGGATGCCGCTTCTGCTGCAATCTACGGTTCCCGCTCTGCCAATGGTGTTGTCATTATTTCTACCAAACAGGGACAGGAAGGAAAAGCAAAAGTTTCTGCCAATTATTCATTGAAACAGTCACGGATAGGTAAAAAACTGGCCCAGATGAGCCGCTTGCAAGGTATCCAATATGAAACTTTACGTAATTTCCTGAACGGCAATTATACGACGATCGCCAACCGCGACTCTTTGAACCCGTCCATGACTGCTGACAATTTCTATCAGGATTTGTTATTCAGACATGCGTGGACAAACCAGGTGGATGTCAGTGTTTCCGGTGCGGAAAAGAAATTGAAATATTTTGTCAGTGCTGGTTATTTGGGAGAGCAGGGTATTCAGATCAACACCTTTAATAAGCGTTTGACAACTCGTATCAATGCCGATTACAACGCGACTCCCCGTCTGACTATCGGTAATCGTTTGGCACTGACTATTTCCAACCAGCGCAGGTCGACTAGTGAATCCCGGTCACGTATCCTTCAGCGTCCCGCTAACTATAATGTGATAGAGCCCGACGGCAGTTATACCCCGATTCTGGCAAGTCGTAGTAATCCTTTGGCTGAAAGTATGGTAGGAAAAAACAATTATAAGATATATAATCTGGACCTATATGAATTTCTAGAGTATAAGATACTGGACGAACTGAAGTTTAAAGCCAGCATTGCCGGTAGTTTCAATTTACAGAAGTATCAGAGTTTCCGTCCGGCTATCCTAGATGTGAACGGACGTCGTAAATCGACCAACCAAGACGATACGAAAACCAGCTGGACACATGAAGATGTGCTGACTTATAATAAAACCTTCAATAAAGACCATGCATTAACGGTATTGGGCGGTTTCAGTCTCCAGGAGTTTAAAACAGAAATGACGAAACTAGCTGTTGTCGATAATATCAGTGATGCCATTGAAATTTCAAATGCTTATGGTGGTGTGGATATGACCAATACGAAAGCGACCTGGACTGCGAACCGGCTGGCTTCTTTCTTCGGACGTATCTCTTACAGTTATAAAGGTAAGTACCTGTTTAATTCTAACTTGCGTTACGACGGTTCTTCCCGTTTCGGAACAGATAAACGCTGGGGTTTTTTCCCGTCAGCCTCATTGGGATGGAGATTTTCGGATGAAGTTTTTATGAAATGGATGAAACCGGTAGTTAATGATTCCAAATTACGACTGAGTTATGGTGTGACTGGTAACCAAGTTGCCGGAAACTTCTCTTCTTTGGGATTGTATACTACAAACTTTTATGCGGATATGCCGGGTATTTACCCGAATCAGTTAGAGAACAGGAATTTGGGATGGGAACAGACGCAGCAGTATAATATCGGTCTAGATGTCTCTGTCTTGGACGGAAGAATCGGATTGATAGTGGATTATTATAACAAAAAGACTTCAGATGTTCTTTATCAGGTTAAATTACCGCAAACATCCGGTTTCAGTAGTTCTTATCAGAATATTGGCGATGTAAAAAATACAGGATGGGAAATAACGGTGAATTCAACCAATATTAAAACGAAAGATTTCCAGTGGAATACCTCATTGAACCTTTCGTTCAATAAGAATACGATCGTTTCCATTCCGGAGGGCGGACAACAGTTTATCAATACGGTATATATCCTGGATAAGGGATATGCGGTAGGAACTATGTATGGATGGAAAGCTAATGCTATTTTCCCGTACGATGAATCGAATGCCTTTACCCCCGACTGGAAACAGCTTACTCCGATATTTGATGAAAAAGACCGCTTTACCGGCTATGAACTGGATGGCAAGGCTTATGACGGCGAGATCAAACAGTATCGTTATAATACGGCAACCGGTGATGTTTTCAAAGGCGGTGATGTTATGTGGGACGATGTCAATAAGGACGGTATCATCGATGCCAAAGACCGTCAGGTACTGGGTTGCGGACAGCCGGACGTGATCGGAGGTTTCAATAACGACTTTACGTATAAAGGATTCACACTTTCTTTGTTCTTCTCCTTTGCCATAGGCGGAGATGTATTCAATGCTTACGAGCAGAGCCGTTCGGAACATAAATGGTCGGCTATCACCCGCGGTAACCCAGCTAATATCGCTAATTCATGGAAAGCTCCCGGCGATATAGCCAAGTTCCCGAAACCAAATGGTGCGGCAGTCATGGATAATACCCGCTTTGCCAGCAGTCTCTGGATCGAGGATGGTTCGTATATCCGTTTGAAGAATATCCGTCTGGCTTATGAATTGCCTAAAAATATCGTGAAAAAGATCGGTGTTGAATCATTGAGCGTATCAGCTATGATGCAAAACTTCTTTACCTGGTCGAACTATTCCGGTTTCGACCCTGAATTACCAAGCAGCGGATTTGCCGTAGGTTATGATAATAACTCCTATCCGAAGGCAAAAGATATTCTGTTCGGAGTAAATGTTAACTTTTAA